In a single window of the Nymphalis io chromosome 20, ilAglIoxx1.1, whole genome shotgun sequence genome:
- the LOC126776515 gene encoding uncharacterized protein LOC126776515, with amino-acid sequence MVIQVDSEGSSKSAGQTQNMESKKYIVVKNHVREIQHKDIESSSDEHNSTNVENFKKPIKKHKHKKQQSSSSDDNNLSITEISKSDLKELKTVYKKCKAVLMNIESKYGHLLSLDDNEITNKGKRKHDRDEDDQCTCTLNRKIVFDDNGQEVYDEGHHLQNHICAKKLKNHTRPFPETYPNVQIENEISYDNLPETIQELTDLLKNPSIEFNLRQSIIGKIRDIRQDYLNMIRFERSTLIEKLKTNPEDIIDFKGTNISSLAGYPTK; translated from the coding sequence ATGGTAATACAAGTTGATTCAGAAGGATCGTCGAAGTCCGCGGGACAAACACAGAATATGGAATCTAAAAAGTATATTGTTGTTAAAAACCACGTGAGGGAAATCCAACATAAAGACATTGAAAGTTCTAGTGATGAACATAATTCTACAAATGTTGAAAACTTTAAGAAGCCGATTAAAAAACACAAGCATAAAAAGCAACAATCATCGTCTTCTGATGACAATAATTTAAGCATAACTGAAATCTCTAAAAGTGACCTAAAAGAGTTAAAAACAGTTTACAAAAAATGCAAAGCCGTTCTGATGAATATTGAGTCAAAATACGGCCATTTGTTAAGTTTAGATGACaatgaaataactaataaaggtaaaagaaaacatgatAGAGATGAAGATGATCAATGTACTTGTACATTAAATAGGAAGATAGTTTTTGATGATAATGGTCAAGAGGTGTATGATGAAGGGCATCACTTACAAAATCACATTTGtgcaaagaaattaaaaaatcacaCTCGACCATTTCCTGAAACATATCCTAATGTACAAATAGAAAATGAAATCTCGTATGATAATTTACCAGAAACTATACAAGAACTAACAGATTTACTAAAGAATCCTTCAATTGAGTTTAATCTTAGACAAAGTATCATTGGAAAAATTAGAGATATAAgacaagattatttaaatatgataagatTTGAAAGAAGTACACTTATAGAAAAATTGAAGACAAATCCGGaagatattattgattttaaaggCACTAATATTTCATCTTTAGCAGGATATCCAACTAAATAA
- the LOC126776509 gene encoding PIN2/TERF1-interacting telomerase inhibitor 1: MSMLAGPRRKQKVINLRAKNNAWSNDTNKFGQKMLEKMGWSAGKGLGAKENGIVDHVVAKYKNDERGLGFQDKNDQWTKHEDDFNALLANLSNAESNADTLHSGVSLEDKSKKSKARIHYHKFTRGKDMSRYSEKDLANIFGKKSLKEKEEEQLVQDDVKTSEQVFTEKGNMDDYFKNKLASLKSKSKLLNSKYQLDNEEVVSDYSFKGFSNETEIDNETTNNSFATQGFSFYNMKKEDIIKTTSPDTVIDNVELVKKKKKSKNKEQSEIVETCNETEIEINNKQYDNLQQNEKKVKKKKYQEINEDSVESEQKKKKKKKNKQNEEIQEHITTCDEDKIPKKKKKRKNQNNE; the protein is encoded by the exons atgtcgaTGTTAGCTGGACCTCGTCGGAAACAGAAAGTTATAAATCTTCGTGCCAAAAATAATGCATGGAGCAATGACACTAACAAGTTTGGTCAGAAAATGTTAGAGAAAATGGGTTGGAGTGCGGGTAAAGGGTTAGGTGCGAAAGAAAATGGAATAGTTGACCATGTTGTGgctaaatataaaaacgatGAACGAGGTTTGGGGTTTCAAGATAAGAATGACCAATGGACGAAACATGAGGATGACTTTAATGCGTTGCTTGCAAATCTATCGAATG CTGAGAGTAATGCCGATACCTTGCATAGCGGTGTTTCACTAGAAGATAAGTCAAAGAAAAGTAAGGCTCGTATTCACTATCACAAGTTTACACGTGGTAAAGACATGTCGCGGTACAGTGAAAAAGATTTGGCTAATATATTCGGTAAAAAAAGTTTGAAAGAGAAAGAAGAAGAACAACTTGTACAAGATGATGTTAAAACTAGTGAACAAGTATTTACAGAAAAAGGTAATAtggatgattattttaaaaataaactggcCAGCTTAAAATCAAAAAGCAAACTGCTcaactctaaatatcaactcgATAATGAGGAGGTGGTATCTGATTATAGTTTCAAAGGTTTTTCAAATGAAACTGAAATAGATAATGAAACTACAAATAATAGTTTTGCGACTCAAggattttcattttacaatatgaaaaaggaagatattattaaaactacttCACCAGATACTGTGATAGATAATGTAGAATtagtgaaaaaaaagaaaaagtctaAGAATAAAGAACAGAGTGAGATAGTAGAAACTTGTAATGAGAcagaaatagaaataaataacaaacaatacgaTAATTTGCAACAAAAtgagaaaaaagtaaaaaagaagaaatatcAAGAAATAAATGAAGATTCAGTGGAAAGTGAgcaaaagaagaagaagaaaaagaaaaataaacagaatGAGGAAATACAGGAACACATTACAACATGTGATGAAGATAAAATAcccaaaaagaaaaagaaaagaaaaaatcaaaacaatgagtaa